From the Maioricimonas rarisocia genome, one window contains:
- a CDS encoding MFS transporter has translation MTTTAEPTGKPESETVYDRLFWLAYVANLLLVTANALTFRFAEFVSFLGGSEEITGRIVGVGILGGLVARMVLGQIIDGWGVRRTWIGASILFSLGCLLMATAEHLGVGIYAGRILYTIGLGSMFACSIAHIQARVSAFRRTEVLGALGSSGFLGMILGSQIGDILFDLLPQGGALYIMLFGMVGALGLAYLVIVAYITRNDVHQRPAETHPAHRLLFRYWPGPVVLVALMMGMGFAVTTVFLTRYTTEMGLGGLRTFFTAYALSAFIVRIMSRTWNRTVGRHRLIVMGLLGHAIGHLLLIPIAHEWQLILPAVCCGFGHALLFPCVVSLGAERFPHEYRGTGTTLTLGFVDLGQVMFAPLLGRMIDQVGFHAMFVTSAAITFGVTVFYGIATLRSADSDLNPVPMDGDDELEGAPQPVLGPAGLPSSHPEPAPPESARPEPARPEPPRPEPPRPEPPRPEPSRPEPAFACAANGGQRSGG, from the coding sequence ATGACCACGACCGCCGAACCAACGGGAAAACCTGAGTCTGAGACCGTTTACGACCGCCTGTTCTGGCTGGCGTATGTCGCCAACCTGCTGCTGGTGACCGCCAATGCGCTGACGTTCCGCTTCGCCGAATTCGTCAGCTTCCTGGGCGGCAGCGAGGAAATCACTGGCCGGATCGTCGGCGTGGGGATTCTCGGCGGCCTCGTGGCGCGGATGGTGCTGGGGCAGATCATCGACGGATGGGGTGTGCGGCGGACCTGGATTGGAGCGTCGATTCTGTTCTCGCTCGGCTGCCTGCTGATGGCGACCGCCGAGCATCTGGGAGTCGGCATCTATGCCGGCCGGATCCTGTACACGATCGGCCTGGGGAGCATGTTTGCCTGCTCGATTGCCCACATCCAGGCCCGCGTGTCCGCGTTTCGCCGGACCGAAGTGCTCGGGGCTCTCGGCTCCAGCGGCTTCCTCGGCATGATCCTCGGCAGCCAGATCGGCGACATTCTGTTCGACCTGCTGCCGCAGGGCGGCGCGCTGTACATCATGCTGTTCGGCATGGTGGGAGCCCTGGGCCTGGCGTACCTGGTGATCGTGGCGTACATCACGCGCAATGATGTGCACCAGCGACCTGCAGAGACGCACCCGGCACACCGGCTGCTGTTCCGCTACTGGCCGGGCCCCGTCGTGCTGGTCGCCCTCATGATGGGGATGGGCTTTGCTGTCACGACCGTGTTCCTCACCCGTTATACGACCGAGATGGGACTGGGAGGGCTGCGGACGTTCTTTACCGCGTACGCTCTGTCCGCCTTTATCGTGCGGATCATGAGCCGGACCTGGAACCGGACCGTCGGACGACACCGGCTGATCGTAATGGGGCTGCTTGGTCACGCCATCGGGCATCTGCTGCTGATTCCGATCGCGCACGAATGGCAGTTGATTCTGCCGGCCGTCTGCTGTGGATTCGGCCACGCATTGCTCTTCCCCTGCGTCGTGTCGCTGGGAGCGGAGCGATTTCCGCACGAGTACCGGGGGACCGGCACAACGTTGACGCTTGGCTTCGTCGATCTCGGGCAGGTCATGTTCGCGCCGCTGCTGGGGCGCATGATCGACCAGGTCGGCTTTCACGCGATGTTCGTCACGTCGGCGGCAATCACGTTCGGTGTGACCGTCTTCTACGGCATCGCGACACTGCGGTCGGCCGATAGTGACCTGAACCCGGTGCCTATGGATGGCGACGACGAACTGGAAGGTGCACCGCAACCGGTTCTGGGACCGGCGGGCCTCCCCTCGTCGCATCCTGAACCAGCTCCCCCGGAGTCGGCTCGCCCGGAACCGGCCCGACCGGAACCGCCACGGCCGGAACCGCCACGGCCGGAACCGCCACGGCCGGAACCGTCCCGACCGGAACCGGCCTTCGCCTGTGCAGCCAACGGCGGCCAGCGAAGCGGCGGATAG
- a CDS encoding pyridoxal phosphate-dependent decarboxylase family protein, translating to MTGKPSSLETARQRIAAAYSPDLFGTLAGQLASTLTDHFSRVESNSGPVLNWTPPTDNIAAAESWLDRSPAADAGVPQPEELQQQFARCLETMLARGNNLHSPRYLGHQVPASVPLAALFDLIGSATNQVMAIYEMGPWATAVERAVVERVGTQLGLPAGNFAGLITHGGSLANLTALLTARNVALGDAWEAGFPQEQPRPVLVAHSDAHYCITRAAGVLGLGTRQVIPAPLDDRRRMDPAKLDELLADLRGQGRQVVAVSACACATPIGAFDPLNDIADVCEKHDVWMHVDAAHGGAAGFSEQHRHLLDGLARADSFICDAHKMMFVPALCAFVFYRNPVHRFETFRQDAPYLFDPSAPGLADYDSGLTTVECTKRAAAYGLWGLWSLFGPRLFADMVDVTFELGRQLYNRLVDAPDFEPLHAPECNIVVFRHIPEELRDAAAATIGEFNRRIRRELIESGEFYIVQTNIDGVGALRVTLINPLTEEQHLDRLLGSIRRIGSRLLEG from the coding sequence ATGACTGGCAAACCTTCCTCACTCGAGACCGCACGGCAGCGAATCGCAGCCGCGTATTCGCCGGACCTGTTCGGCACGCTCGCCGGCCAGCTTGCCAGTACGCTGACCGACCATTTCTCCCGCGTCGAATCGAACAGCGGACCGGTCCTCAACTGGACGCCGCCAACCGACAACATTGCCGCTGCCGAATCCTGGCTTGATCGATCTCCCGCTGCCGACGCCGGCGTTCCACAGCCCGAAGAACTGCAACAGCAGTTTGCCCGCTGCCTCGAGACGATGCTGGCCCGCGGCAACAACCTCCACAGCCCGCGGTATCTCGGTCATCAGGTTCCCGCTTCGGTTCCGCTGGCCGCACTGTTCGACCTGATCGGCTCGGCCACCAACCAGGTCATGGCGATCTACGAGATGGGTCCGTGGGCGACCGCGGTCGAACGGGCGGTCGTCGAACGGGTCGGCACTCAGCTCGGTCTTCCGGCCGGCAACTTCGCCGGGCTGATTACGCACGGCGGTTCGCTGGCCAACCTGACCGCACTGCTGACCGCCCGCAACGTTGCTCTCGGGGACGCATGGGAAGCAGGCTTCCCGCAGGAGCAGCCCCGCCCCGTTCTGGTGGCGCACAGCGACGCTCACTACTGCATCACGCGGGCAGCAGGGGTTCTCGGTCTGGGAACAAGGCAGGTCATCCCCGCACCACTCGACGACCGTCGGCGGATGGATCCCGCGAAGCTCGATGAACTGCTCGCCGACCTGCGTGGACAGGGACGGCAAGTGGTCGCCGTCTCGGCCTGTGCCTGCGCCACGCCGATCGGAGCCTTCGATCCGCTCAATGACATTGCCGACGTGTGCGAGAAGCACGACGTCTGGATGCACGTCGACGCCGCCCACGGCGGAGCGGCCGGCTTCAGCGAGCAGCACCGGCATCTTCTGGACGGCTTGGCACGCGCAGACAGCTTCATCTGCGACGCGCACAAGATGATGTTCGTCCCCGCTCTGTGCGCGTTCGTCTTCTACCGCAACCCGGTGCACCGATTCGAGACGTTCCGCCAGGACGCCCCCTATCTGTTCGATCCCTCGGCCCCGGGGCTGGCCGACTACGACAGCGGTCTGACGACGGTCGAATGCACCAAGCGGGCCGCCGCCTACGGACTGTGGGGCCTGTGGTCGCTGTTCGGTCCGCGGCTGTTCGCCGACATGGTCGATGTGACATTCGAACTGGGCCGCCAGCTCTACAACCGACTCGTTGACGCTCCCGACTTCGAGCCGCTGCACGCCCCCGAGTGCAACATCGTCGTCTTCCGACACATTCCTGAAGAACTGCGGGACGCCGCCGCTGCCACGATCGGCGAATTCAATCGTCGCATCCGCCGGGAGCTGATCGAGTCGGGGGAGTTCTACATTGTGCAGACGAATATCGACGGCGTGGGAGCCCTGCGGGTCACGCTGATCAACCCGCTCACAGAAGAACAACACCTGGACCGGCTGTTGGGATCAATTCGCCGCATCGGCAGCCGGTTGCTGGAGGGGTAA
- a CDS encoding aldehyde ferredoxin oxidoreductase family protein, which produces MTAPADSRAPGYHGRYLRVDLTQQSSEPREIPLDVLRQFIGGSGLGTWMLLQECPDGIDPLAPQAPLLFVFSPLVGSPLTTSAKFAVMAKSPLTGRINDSLSSSHFAIAGKKTGYDAIVIVGKAASPCCLLVTPDGVSFEDAGDLWGQPGPATEEQLRQRFARGYRFTTIGPAGENLVRYATASHAGRHAGRGGLGAVMGSKHLKALGVAGDRLTTPAHSDDLIRYARDLSRRSFGPATAKYRELGTISNLLTFNRLGSLPTRNFQQSSFEGTEQLAPETAAAAPVRTRSSCAACTIGCEHIFHRPGKTGVRMEYENLFALGPLCGISDSDVVLEASSLCDELGMDTISAGATIAFAMECAERGMIDAPDLRFGNGEALHSTLRKIARRDGLGDLLAEGSRLAAAQIGQGAPDIAPHVKGLELPGYEPRALQTMALGFAVGTRGADHNRSGAYQVDFSEEVNRFDPGSDAIPRAIETENEAALMDSLILCKFLRGVFDDRLASMAEMLHLVTGWDVDADELTRTSERIVTAKKWFNIRQGWTPAEDTLPRRFLTQPLADGPGIGVTLSEETLRQQIRAYNLARGWTPDGWVPEQLLVDCGLSSQPEGSSC; this is translated from the coding sequence ATGACCGCTCCCGCAGACAGTCGGGCTCCCGGCTATCACGGCCGCTACCTCCGCGTCGACCTGACGCAGCAGAGCAGCGAGCCGCGTGAGATTCCGCTCGACGTACTGCGGCAATTCATCGGCGGCAGCGGACTGGGCACCTGGATGCTGCTGCAGGAATGCCCCGACGGAATCGATCCGCTCGCGCCCCAGGCACCGCTGCTGTTTGTCTTCAGTCCTCTCGTCGGCAGCCCGCTGACGACCTCCGCCAAGTTCGCCGTGATGGCCAAGTCGCCGCTCACCGGGCGGATCAACGACTCCCTTTCGTCATCCCACTTTGCGATCGCCGGCAAAAAGACCGGCTACGACGCCATCGTGATCGTCGGAAAGGCCGCCTCCCCCTGCTGCCTGCTGGTCACGCCGGACGGCGTTTCGTTCGAAGACGCAGGCGACCTGTGGGGACAGCCCGGCCCGGCCACCGAAGAACAGCTCCGCCAGCGATTCGCCCGCGGCTATCGGTTCACAACGATTGGTCCGGCCGGCGAGAATCTCGTCCGCTACGCCACCGCATCGCATGCCGGTCGCCATGCCGGTCGGGGCGGACTCGGTGCCGTCATGGGTTCGAAGCACCTCAAGGCCCTCGGCGTCGCCGGCGACCGCCTCACCACTCCCGCCCATTCGGACGATCTGATCCGGTACGCCCGCGACCTTTCGCGCAGATCATTCGGCCCGGCAACCGCCAAGTACCGCGAACTGGGAACCATCAGCAACCTGCTGACGTTCAACCGGCTGGGCTCGCTGCCGACCCGCAACTTCCAGCAGTCCAGCTTCGAGGGAACCGAGCAGCTCGCCCCCGAGACCGCTGCTGCCGCTCCGGTCCGCACCCGCTCCAGCTGTGCCGCCTGTACGATCGGCTGCGAACACATCTTCCATCGCCCCGGGAAAACCGGCGTGCGGATGGAATACGAGAACCTGTTCGCATTGGGACCGCTGTGCGGCATCTCCGATTCCGACGTCGTCCTCGAAGCCTCCTCGCTGTGCGACGAACTCGGAATGGATACGATCAGCGCCGGGGCCACGATCGCCTTCGCCATGGAGTGTGCCGAGCGCGGAATGATCGATGCACCGGATCTTCGCTTCGGCAACGGCGAGGCACTGCATTCGACGCTGCGAAAGATCGCTCGGCGTGATGGCCTCGGCGATCTGCTTGCGGAAGGTTCACGCCTGGCAGCCGCGCAGATCGGACAGGGCGCCCCCGATATCGCACCGCACGTGAAGGGGCTGGAACTCCCCGGCTACGAGCCACGGGCTCTGCAGACGATGGCCCTCGGCTTTGCCGTCGGAACCCGCGGTGCCGACCACAACCGCTCGGGAGCGTACCAGGTCGACTTCTCCGAAGAGGTGAACCGCTTCGACCCCGGCAGCGACGCCATCCCCCGCGCGATCGAAACCGAGAACGAGGCGGCCCTGATGGACTCGCTGATTCTCTGCAAGTTTCTCCGCGGCGTCTTCGATGACCGGCTGGCTTCCATGGCGGAGATGCTCCACCTGGTGACCGGCTGGGATGTCGACGCAGACGAACTCACCCGGACGTCGGAGCGGATCGTCACGGCAAAGAAGTGGTTCAACATCCGCCAGGGATGGACGCCCGCCGAAGACACTCTCCCCCGCCGCTTCCTCACGCAGCCGCTTGCCGACGGCCCCGGCATCGGCGTGACGCTCTCCGAAGAAACACTCCGGCAGCAGATCCGGGCGTACAACCTGGCGCGAGGCTGGACGCCGGACGGATGGGTGCCTGAACAACTTCTGGTAGACTGTGGACTCTCTTCTCAGCCCGAGGGCAGTTCCTGCTGA
- a CDS encoding MoaD/ThiS family protein, with protein MSVRVEFLGIPRERAGVGSVTVEAKTLGDAIEQLRQMLPEFAADCLQDGELRRGYLASINGIMFTTEARMPLRSGDTLMILSADVGG; from the coding sequence ATGAGCGTCCGCGTCGAATTCCTGGGGATCCCGCGCGAGCGCGCCGGCGTCGGTTCCGTCACCGTCGAAGCCAAAACGCTGGGCGATGCCATCGAACAGCTCCGGCAGATGTTGCCGGAGTTCGCCGCCGACTGCCTGCAGGACGGAGAACTCCGCCGCGGCTATCTGGCGAGCATCAACGGCATCATGTTCACCACCGAGGCCCGCATGCCGCTCCGTTCCGGCGACACGTTGATGATCCTCTCCGCCGACGTGGGCGGATAG
- the bshB1 gene encoding bacillithiol biosynthesis deacetylase BshB1, which translates to MNVPDQPLDLLVVSPHPDDAEISVGGTILQCREQEMRVGVLELTNGEPTPRGTPGRRVKETAAATEVLDLTWRGNLQLPNRRLEHDLDARHRLAGLFRLLRPKIILAPYWEDVHPDHVAASSLVDAARFWSKLSRSDIPGEPFWPKKVYYFWSIHLRIHPKPAFVRDISPFIDRKMEAIRCYESQMIEGRPTEHPTLLDDIRDRARYWGWTIGRPYGEPFASREEIGITDFRHLV; encoded by the coding sequence GTGAACGTCCCCGATCAGCCACTTGATCTCCTCGTCGTCTCGCCACATCCGGATGATGCCGAGATCAGCGTCGGCGGCACCATCCTTCAATGTCGTGAACAGGAAATGCGGGTCGGCGTCCTCGAGCTGACCAACGGTGAGCCGACCCCACGGGGAACCCCGGGACGCCGCGTCAAAGAGACGGCCGCAGCGACGGAAGTCCTCGACCTCACGTGGCGCGGCAACCTGCAGCTTCCGAATCGCCGGCTCGAACACGACCTGGACGCCCGGCACCGGCTGGCCGGCCTGTTTCGACTGCTGCGTCCGAAGATCATTCTTGCCCCGTACTGGGAAGACGTGCATCCCGATCACGTCGCCGCCAGTTCGCTGGTCGATGCCGCACGCTTCTGGTCGAAACTGAGCCGCAGCGACATCCCCGGCGAACCTTTCTGGCCGAAAAAGGTGTACTATTTCTGGAGCATCCATCTGCGGATCCATCCCAAGCCGGCATTTGTGCGGGATATCAGTCCGTTCATCGACCGGAAGATGGAGGCGATCCGCTGTTACGAGAGCCAGATGATCGAGGGTCGGCCGACCGAACACCCCACGTTGCTGGACGACATCAGGGATCGTGCACGATACTGGGGATGGACGATCGGACGCCCGTACGGCGAACCGTTCGCCAGTCGCGAAGAAATCGGCATCACTGATTTCCGCCACCTCGTGTAG
- a CDS encoding carboxypeptidase M32 has product MASIDERYEELTAELKQIALLNSCSSVLGWDEQTYMPPGGAEHRANQLALLAGMSHERATSPRLGEMLDALQDEEELGGPDSERAANVREARRSYERATKLPRRLVEEQSRARTLGQQAWVAARRRKDFAAFQEWLEKIVALKQEEAEAVGYGDGVRYDALLDDYEPGATTAEVKEVFGPFRDELVKLVAAIAASDVNPNIDLFSRRYPIESQREFGRKAAEAIGFDFSSGRLDEAAHPFCSSFGPGDCRLTTRYDEYHFPGAFFGTLHEAGHGIYEQGLPKEAYGTALGHSASLGIHESQSRMWENFVGRSRPFWNHFYSKAQTAFPEALGEVPLDEFFAAVNDVRPSWIRVEADEVTYNLHIMLRFELEQPLISGDLKPADVPGAWNETFHRYFDMTPPDDALGCLQDIHWSAGLIGYFPTYALGNLYAAQFFEQAAADLGDLDAMFEKGEFQPLKEWLNRNIHERGLQYRANRLVEVVTGKPLSADPLLRHLHGKFDSLYRL; this is encoded by the coding sequence ATGGCGAGTATCGACGAGCGTTACGAAGAGCTGACAGCCGAGCTGAAACAGATTGCCCTGCTCAATTCCTGCAGCAGCGTTCTCGGATGGGACGAACAGACTTACATGCCTCCCGGTGGAGCCGAGCACCGCGCCAATCAGCTGGCATTGCTGGCCGGCATGTCGCACGAGCGGGCCACTTCCCCGCGGCTCGGCGAGATGCTCGATGCCCTGCAGGATGAAGAGGAACTGGGCGGCCCCGACTCCGAGCGTGCCGCGAACGTCCGCGAGGCCCGCCGCAGCTACGAGCGGGCAACCAAGCTGCCGCGCCGGCTTGTCGAAGAACAGTCGCGCGCCCGCACACTCGGCCAGCAGGCCTGGGTCGCGGCCCGTCGTCGCAAGGACTTTGCCGCGTTTCAGGAATGGCTGGAGAAGATCGTCGCGCTGAAGCAGGAGGAGGCGGAGGCCGTCGGGTATGGCGACGGTGTGCGGTACGACGCACTTCTTGACGATTACGAACCAGGGGCCACGACGGCCGAGGTGAAAGAAGTCTTCGGACCGTTTCGTGATGAACTGGTCAAGCTGGTCGCCGCCATCGCCGCCTCGGACGTCAATCCGAACATCGACCTGTTCTCGCGGCGCTACCCGATTGAGTCGCAGCGTGAGTTCGGTCGCAAGGCGGCCGAAGCGATCGGTTTCGACTTCTCGTCCGGCCGACTCGACGAAGCGGCCCATCCGTTCTGCAGCAGCTTCGGTCCCGGGGATTGCCGGCTGACGACCCGCTACGACGAGTATCACTTTCCCGGCGCGTTTTTCGGAACGCTGCACGAAGCGGGGCACGGCATCTACGAGCAGGGACTGCCGAAGGAAGCGTACGGCACCGCCCTGGGGCACTCGGCCTCGCTGGGAATTCACGAATCGCAGTCGCGGATGTGGGAGAACTTTGTCGGTCGCAGCCGGCCGTTCTGGAATCACTTCTACTCGAAGGCACAGACGGCGTTTCCCGAAGCGCTGGGCGAGGTTCCACTGGACGAGTTCTTCGCGGCAGTGAACGATGTGCGTCCCTCCTGGATTCGTGTCGAAGCGGACGAGGTGACCTACAACCTGCACATCATGCTGCGGTTCGAACTCGAGCAACCGCTCATCTCGGGCGATCTCAAGCCGGCCGATGTTCCCGGAGCATGGAACGAAACGTTCCACCGCTACTTCGACATGACGCCGCCGGACGATGCACTCGGTTGCCTGCAGGACATCCACTGGTCGGCCGGACTGATCGGGTACTTCCCCACGTATGCCCTCGGCAACCTCTACGCGGCCCAGTTCTTCGAACAGGCGGCGGCCGATCTGGGCGATCTGGACGCCATGTTCGAAAAAGGGGAGTTCCAGCCGCTCAAGGAATGGCTCAACAGGAACATTCACGAACGGGGGCTGCAGTACCGGGCGAACCGGCTGGTCGAGGTGGTGACCGGGAAGCCGCTCTCGGCCGACCCACTGTTGCGACATCTGCACGGCAAGTTCGATTCGCTGTATCGCCTGTGA
- a CDS encoding molybdopterin dinucleotide binding domain-containing protein: MPEQFILIPGRTSTQGTTLNEGKYTDGYVTETSTLQMCAEDMERLGVANGDSVRVWNDVGEVVVPVTTARKDELPPGLLFISYGDKSSRLMGGETHASGMPDSKGLDVWLEKLNEA; encoded by the coding sequence ATGCCGGAACAGTTCATTCTTATTCCCGGCCGCACCAGCACGCAGGGAACGACACTTAACGAGGGGAAGTACACCGACGGCTACGTCACCGAAACCAGCACGCTGCAGATGTGTGCCGAGGACATGGAGCGGCTTGGCGTGGCAAACGGCGACTCGGTTCGTGTCTGGAATGACGTCGGCGAAGTCGTCGTGCCGGTCACGACCGCCCGCAAAGATGAACTTCCGCCGGGGCTGCTTTTCATCAGCTACGGCGACAAGTCGAGCCGTCTGATGGGGGGCGAGACCCACGCCAGCGGCATGCCGGACAGCAAGGGGCTGGACGTGTGGCTGGAGAAGCTGAATGAGGCGTGA
- a CDS encoding glycosyltransferase has product MMISFVIPARNEEALLGATLVALAEAAEDREHEVIVVNDASTDRTVEVAREHGARVVDVELHNIGAVRNAGAREARGEILYFLDADTLLPRETLDAALRAIKQGAVGGGGRVRFDENITWSQWVFAELFILWWQRIRGWAAGCNIFVRRESFEKVGGFNEDYYAAEERELTRDLRKVGRFVILREAVITSTRKLRMFSLLYILRLAARVLVLSPRGMQRREGLEFLYDAPREKTSDSASS; this is encoded by the coding sequence ATGATGATTTCGTTTGTGATCCCCGCCCGCAATGAAGAAGCGCTGCTCGGTGCGACGCTCGTGGCACTTGCCGAGGCGGCGGAGGACCGCGAACACGAGGTCATCGTCGTCAACGACGCCTCGACCGATCGGACCGTCGAGGTGGCCCGCGAGCATGGTGCCCGGGTGGTCGACGTCGAACTGCATAACATCGGTGCGGTTCGCAACGCCGGTGCCCGCGAGGCGCGGGGCGAGATTCTGTACTTTCTCGATGCGGACACGCTGCTTCCACGCGAAACACTCGACGCGGCGCTGCGTGCCATTAAACAGGGAGCGGTCGGCGGGGGCGGACGCGTTCGCTTCGACGAGAACATCACGTGGTCCCAATGGGTGTTTGCGGAGCTGTTCATCCTGTGGTGGCAGCGGATCCGCGGCTGGGCGGCCGGGTGCAACATCTTTGTCCGGCGTGAGTCGTTCGAGAAAGTCGGCGGATTCAACGAGGACTACTATGCCGCGGAAGAACGCGAACTCACGCGGGATCTGCGCAAGGTCGGCCGGTTCGTGATTCTGCGTGAGGCGGTCATCACGTCGACCCGCAAGCTGCGGATGTTCTCGCTGCTGTACATCTTGCGGCTGGCGGCCCGTGTGCTGGTGCTCAGTCCCCGGGGGATGCAGCGGCGGGAAGGGCTGGAGTTTCTGTACGATGCCCCCCGGGAAAAGACGTCTGATTCTGCATCCTCCTGA